The following proteins come from a genomic window of Zerene cesonia ecotype Mississippi unplaced genomic scaffold, Zerene_cesonia_1.1 Zces_u007, whole genome shotgun sequence:
- the LOC119839068 gene encoding zinc finger protein 836-like, giving the protein MLNNNYFFSLQKPLVSCFFLGLEEMLTRSRHTEGNDLRITSHQNNSENKSFVSRIDSDIKTEQTKGLEEKGDKSELWKENVLNLFEFSNLYPFIHIRSKYGCFICTKLFLDTTALREHYSEHTVNEIGLALNRIKEKIVKVDVSNMQCKICGSTLDNLRLLKLHLQGHGKRIDPNIQDVIPFKLDGVDFECQTCGEKFFKLRLLIIHMNRHYNNYSCETCGSGFISLNLLKRHLEVHQVGSYPCSVCEKVFTSAAKRSIHLRGVHLKQYPRTCPMCPERFISNYKKIVHLRFVHHQSVVLHRCDTCGREYNLKSQLERHVRSVHMQERKFECEVCRKRFFTQYRLTRHGLTHTGERHFKCPVCGKLYARKDNMETHAKSCKK; this is encoded by the coding sequence atgctgaataataattattttttttctttgcaaAAACCTTTAGTCTCTTGTTTTTTTCTAGGATTGGAAGAAATGTTAACGCGTTCAAGACATACTGAGGGAAATGATTTACGGATTACAAGTCACCAAAATAATAGTGAAAACAAGAGTTTTGTTAGTAGAATAGATAGTGATATTAAAACAGAGCAAACGAAAGGTCTAGAGGAGAAAGGAGATAAGAGCGAGTTATGGAAGGAGAATGTACTAAACCTCTTTGAGTTTTCTAACCTGTATCCGTTTATACATATCAGAAGCAAATATGGATgctttatttgtacaaaactATTTCTAGATACCACCGCGCTCAGAGAGCATTACAGTGAACACACAGTGAACGAAATAGGCCTCGCGTTAAAtcgaattaaagaaaaaattgtcaaGGTCGATGTGTCCAACATGCAGTGTAAAATATGTGGAAGTACCCTCGATAACCTAAGGTTGCTCAAGCTCCACTTGCAAGGTCACGGAAAACGTATCGATCCAAATATACAAGATGTCATACCATTCAAATTGGATGGCGTTGATTTTGAATGTCAAACGTGCGGAGAGAAGTTCTTTAAACTGCGCCTCTTAATCATACACATGAATAGGCATTACAATAACTACAGTTGTGAGACGTGCGGCTCCGGATTTATATCACTCAATCTGTTGAAACGTCACTTGGAAGTGCATCAGGTTGGCTCATATCCCTGCAGTGTATGCGAGAAGGTGTTTACTAGTGCAGCGAAGAGGAGCATCCATTTGCGTGGAGTTCATTTGAAGCAGTACCCTCGCACGTGTCCAATGTGCCCAGAACGGTTCATTTCGAATTATAAGAAGATTGTCCATCTACGATTCGTTCATCATCAGAGCGTCGTTCTGCATAGATGCGATACTTGCGGCCGGGAGTACAACCTGAAATCGCAGTTAGAAAGGCATGTGCGTTCGGTGCATATGCAGGAACGGAAATTCGAATGTGAGGTGTGCCGTAAGAGGTTTTTCACTCAGTACAGATTGACGAGGCACGGCCTCACTCATACTGGGGAGAGGCATTTCAAATGTCCGGTGTGCGGGAAGCTGTATGCGAGGAAGGATAATATGGAAACGCATGCTAAATCTTGCAAGAAATGA